A region of the Anolis carolinensis isolate JA03-04 chromosome 1, rAnoCar3.1.pri, whole genome shotgun sequence genome:
TAACCAATAATGTCTGTGATGTCCATTGGACTCATTGTTTCctgattatttaatattttaaaagtttcgCCTTtagtttaaattaatattttgattgctggaatattaattaaaataatagttGACAACTACAGCCCAAGCTCCCAAGCCTACCATTATTTCCAAGAATTCCTCCAGTTTGCACATGAGTCCTAGAGGCATTtaatagaaaattaaaaaatggTAATTCACTGTGTTTGTTTTAAAGTGTATCCaatcaccaagaaaaaaaatgtaattggaAGTTGGTAGGAGGTTAGAAAGTGGCTTTGGAGTGAGAGGGGCAAGAAGGGATGTTTTGCatgaatatgtatatgtgtttcaTCATCAGTTTGCTTTATGTAAGATGAATGTTCTGTTGTGCTTGTGAGCAAATATGCAACACGGTATTAGGGCTCTGGCACTATCTTAGAGACTAGTGGTCTCCAGGCCTTCTTGAATTGTTATTTCTAAATAAGTTTCTTAAGCTATCTCACGTGGGGACTAACATTTTTTTGCCCTTTATGCCAGGAGCCATGAATATATTTCTGCCTGTTGGCTGCAAGTGTTTCTTTCTTTATGTCTTCCTGTAGACTGGGAGCAGATGCCTCGGGGAGTGACAGCAGCCCATGAGCcatcactttgagtagcactgtgTTAGAGCAAAAATCTGCGTCACAAAGAGTGATTTGTGTTTTGGAATGCAAATCCTATTCCTGCCATGTGCTTGAAATAGCTCCTTGTAGCTCCACCAATTTATCTTTGGAGAAATGAGAAACTTGTGACTGGCCATGCTTATCATGGCAGACATTTTGTGACTGGGGAATCCCCCCTCCCAGTAGCAGTCATTTTGTAAGAACACCCATTGTAAAATTCCTTTTCATTCAGTTCATAATTACAGCTCTCTTTTTTAACATTCAGATTTGTTAAACTTCATCAAAAACATTAAACTCTTAAACATGCAGCCTCATATACTTAGGTAAGCTTGAGTAAATCCATGGAACTCCATGCATCATAGGTGTATGTCTACAGTTCCTCCATAATTGAAAAAAAGTTCTTGATCTATTTTCCTCATTTATATACTTGGTTGGGAGCTGCAGTCTAGGGGTAGAGTTGTAGTCAGGAAATTGGCATTTCCAGGAACTGGTAGTGATAGATagaaaaaacaatatttattaaaGAAAATTGAGAGAGTGGCATTGCAGAGGAATAGTGAACTGGCAAAAACTACATTCCCACTTCCAAGCACTTCTCCTTCTATTCATATATATTTTCCTTCCAAGCCTTAATCTTTGTTCCAACCCTTAATTTTTTAACCAAGGAGAGAAACTCTCCTATGAAGTTACAGTATTACTTGAGTTGCTAGTTTTTATTAAGCAGctttatgatggttttacagtTACATGTCAGgtgattacttttttgtttttgcttatgTTAAGTGGCTACAGGTATGCTCCCATCAAACAGAACAGAAGCCATCCTGTGCACCATCAGCTCTCAACTCCAATGTAGAGATAGAGATGAAAATGTGTTATGGTGGGTTTGCAACCAAAATAAATCTAAGACTTCAACCAAGCTTTGGGAATGGGGAAAACACTAGGTTTTCCTCCACTCCCCATTATAGGCTCCTTTTACTCACTAGAGCAAGCCAGGATCATGAAGATACATTCTCTTTGCAAGTGTCCTTCCAGTGATGTCCATGTATTACACTATTTTGTATTTTACAATAAAGGATATttcttatatatatttaattgtaGGACTTGGAGAAGAACCTTGACCTTAGTAACAGTAGTTTCCAGAGACAATTACATTCTGAGAAAAAGAAATTATGTGAAGCACAAGAAGAAAATAAAGTTCTTCAAGAAGAGGTTCAACGACTGAATCAGAAACTGAAGGTGAAAATTGCAAATTTCTGGTCACAATTTCTTCAGGTTACTCTagcccactggttctcaacctgtgggtccccaggtgttttggcttacaactccagaagtcccagccagtttaccagctgttaggatttctgagagttgaaggccaaaacatctggggacccacaggttgagaatcactgttctagccTGATCCTGGTATTTTACCGGGTACGATGTATATGTGCAATGTGGACGATGGTCAAGCCATCTTAGCTTTTATTCTACTATCATTCTATAGTACAGTAGCACCCGCATAAGAGTGAGACCCATATCCTTTCCTCATACCTGGGGATAAAGGATTtccctaggaatttgctaggtcctccagcacaactctgtggtatGCTGGAACTGGATGTCAGATGAGTTAAAAGGATTTGGTCACATCTGCAGTTTTAGGTAATTGTGTCCCAGCAGGGGATATACTTTCACATATCCTGGCGTCTTACTGAATATCTGTTCTAAGGTGGGTAACATTTACTAATCTGGATGTGGAAATGTAACTCCCATGTGCCCATGCCATAGCCAAAGGATGAAGGCTGATGGAAATTGTGTCCCATCATCTGGACATGATGCATTTCCATATCTGTCCTCTGAGCAAAATCCAGATGTACTGCTAAGATTGAGGGAGAGGAGACAGCAAGGGGCGGTTGACATTTATTGAAAGAGGCAATTTTCTTCTGCATGCGAGAGGTATCATGGTATAGATCTCCACTTCCCTATATTAGGATATTAACCTTTACTGATTTGGGTTTAAAAAGAGTGATATacaaaaacacttttttaaaggGTTTGTTAGGGTGGAGTGCAGATGCATAATTCCTCTGAATGAGAAAACTAAATAAAGTAGCAGAACCAAGACTGGGCCACATAGTCTCCCCTCTCACTTTCTCAGAGTAAATGGAAATACTTTCTGTAAGATTATCAGTAAGATGAGATGGCCAAGagtttcttcccttttttcatttattttagaaAGGGAAAATACTTAATCTAGTTCCTTATAGTTAAGACCACGCCTCCTTGAAAGTTATTTTGTTGCTCCATCCCTGCAGACTGGATTAATCTTCCAGGGATATTGTCATACTGTCTGTAATGGTGGAAATCTGAGCCAAATTCTTTAAGTGTAGTGCCCTCAAAaagaatatacaatagagtctcgcttatccaacataaacgggtcggcagaatgttggataagtgaaaatgttggataataaggatgaattaaggaaaagcatattaaacatcaaattacattatgattttacaaattaagcaccaaaacatttgtgttttacaacaaatggacagaaaaagcagttcaatacatggtaacattatgtagtaattactgtatttacgaatttagtttcaaaacattgcagtgtattgaaaacattgactacaaaaacatggactactaaaaggcagactgcgttggataacacagaatgttggataagtgatggttggataagcgagactctactgtagaatgtTTCCATCCAGTCCTGTTTTGAAATATTGCCAATTTATTTGTTCACCTAATTTCTTCTGGGGGGGAAACAACTTAAAATGCTTCTTGTAAAAATCAAGCAATTTAGTACATCATTACATGAAGAATCATATATCAGCATTGTACAAGGCAGAGAAAAATCTACAAAGAAAATCTTTTTGCTTAGTCTTTTGATAGACAAAACCAAATTCTATTTTatcaggagaaggaaaaggaacttGAAGCAAGAAATATATATGCTAATCGAAAGTTGAAACCTTCACCCAAAAAAGATGCTGATACCACACCAAATAAAAAAGGTAATCATTTACTGAAATTTTATAAGCCCTGCTTATGACCAAGTATACTTTAATGGTCATAAATTGGTCAATAATAAATAGTGTGTTCTACAATTTTTGGAATTTTGACCTGACAGTTTGCcctttgaattttatttatttttgtcttttttgtatTGAACTGCAATCTGAAGTTGCATATTTGAAAACTGAATTAAATATACACATATCCCAACTAAAGAAGAACAAGTATAGTAGTTAATGAGGTGGAGTgatatattaaagaagaatcttaaATACACTCTCCTTGATAGGGAACATGAAATAGCCTCCAACAATCTGTAATTTTACATTATAAAGCATTTCCTAAAATGAGACACTGGATTTATAAGTATGTTCCAGCTACTTAGATGAAGAAGAAAGTGGCATTTATTTACATATGTCTCATCATGAATTGAtatgaatatattatttattacagttgtTAAGAAGAACAATAAAAGAGAAGCCCAGATAACAAAGGGAGTGCAGACTACTGACTTCTTCTCCCCAGTAGATTTTCCTTTGCCTCCAGACTTCATTTCTGATGAAATACCAGAGGAAAGGGAGGAATCACTCAAAATGGTGAGTTTTGTCTCCATTTTATAAGTGACTTTTCCCAGGATGCGCGTAAGAATAGGTTGTGTTGCTCTGTTTGGAGAAGGTGCCCATGGATCACTATGAACTTGTtactaaaacatattaaataatgCTACTTTGACATGCATCACCTATCTGGTGTAAAATTGTATTTTGGTTTTATCTACATAGTTTGAGAGGAGGGCTTAATTGGCTTAGAGCTGGCTAAAAGTACAGCATTGGTTGTGGAATGAGGGCATTCATCCCACTATCAGAAAAGAGTATGTGAATACTAGGATGAGGTCTGGGGCTCTCCTTTTGAGCAAATATCCTGGAATTTAGACTTGCTTGAGGGAGTCAAGATTTTGGGTTGGATCCAGACAAATGCGCACAGAATTTATGTAACTTGGAAAGCTTTGTTGAGTTGTGTTGGCTATGAGCCCGAGAAGGGTCAGATGAGGCAGGAAGAGAGACTTAAGAAGAGGCACATTTCCTGAACAGGAAGAGAAACTGCTATGGTTGCTAGTGTGGAAACTGGAGAAAAGTATTGTACCTTGAATAGCTAAACAGAAAAgagattttcaatattttttcgtCGTCATACAGCCAGGTGACAAGCAACACCTACTGAAATTCCCCCTTTTACACAGCCATCGAAGGTTCAAAAGCCCTCTCCCCAGTTTTCACACTGGTAACCCTGATATATATACTAGGACTCCATTTAGGCAATGATGTCTCAGCTTTGCTTTCAGCAATGATCTCAGTTGGATTGAGATGATCTAATGCTGAAGTGGATGGGAGTTTGGCCCAGGTTCCATAAAGTTGACCAAGGTCTGTTTCCCTCACCTTTCTTCAATAATGTCATTTGTGATGCTAATTTCCACTAATTTGAAGACCAGGATATCCATAATTTGATGCCACATCTTCAGTTTGTGAAGATCAATATAATTTCCTTGAGTTGGGTATTTGTAGCATGGTtttattcaaatatatttttaaaaatctttccgTGCTATATTTGATTTCTATAGGAGCCAGTAATTAACAAAGACTGCAATGAGCAAGCAGATTTCAAGCAGGAAGAGAACAcagaaagagaagagagatggAAAAGCGACCAAGAACTACAGACTTTAGAAGAAAGAGCCAAGAAACTGAGAGATGGTAAGAATATTCACTTACATACAGTTTTAAATTGTCAAAATATAAAACTCACACATAAATAATTTACACTAATAAACATATGAATATTTTCTcctaatatattaaaatgaattattttaacAATTACTATAATTTATCCTTTTTTCTTTGATTGTAAAAAAGTTCTCAGTCTttttagattttgctttttccctgtaaataaaatatacatttcaagtgTCCTTTTGATTGTTTTTATCACACAATTTTCACTTGAGACATCCCCTATCCCGTAACACATATAAAACTCATCCTTAAAGCTCCCATAATTCACCCCCAAAGCTTCTTGGCAGCAACTTTGGTTACTGCCTGTTCCCAAATTTTGGTGGCAATCTGTAGTGCCATCAGAAAACATGGCTAAATTTGGGAAATGGCTTGTTTTTGCTTTAGAGGTATACAAAAATGGCTTACATTGTTCTCTTTTTAATAAATAGAATGGGAAAAAGAAgaagctgagagaaggaagaaagaaagcaatCTTGTTCTGGAAGAAGAACAGCCAAAGATTGAAGCAGTAATATTTAATCAGGAAAATAGAACACAAAGTAGTGAAAGAATTgaagaggaaagacaaaaggaGATTCTACTGGCTAAGATGTATGAAATTGACCGAGAAACCCAAGTTAGTATGAGGGTCACTTCCCAAGAACATACTTCAAATCCAGTAACTACACCCTATTCCTTGGAAAAAAGTAAGATATCATACCAGATTTCAGAGACAACAGAGAAATTACTCAATGGTTTTCCAGAATATGACCAACGTAATAAGATCACAAAAGGGGAAAGCCAGAGACAGCAGAATACAGAAACCACATATACTGATTTGACATTTGGTAGCTATGTACCTTCCTTTGGGAAAGGGTCAGGAAGGCCAAATTGGCTCAATCAGAAAAGTGACTTTCTAGATGACCTCCCCAAGGACAATGTAGCGCTTGATGTGAAGAAAGAGAGGAAGTCCAATTTAATGGAGCAGCTCTTTGGAAGCAGTGCCAATACTATTGGTTCACCAAAGATAAATGATTTGGGCCTTTTCCGACAAGATAGTCACACAGACAATAGCTCTCAGGATAAACGCCCCACAGTCAGAGCAAAAGATGATGGCAATCTTTTCTTTAGCGAAGGAAAAAGCTTTAATTCCAAACGGCACCGACTGCAGCATGCAGCAAGTAAGCCAGCAGTTAAGGCTATTGATTATTTAGAAGATGAAATTGAAGAAGTGTTATTGCAATGATTGTAGTTTGTGAAACCCAGATGTGCAATGAGTATTTAATATGCTATTTATAGTTTTACAACTTTCTCAGATAGTGTTATATGTCTGAAATGACTGACGTATGTGCAAGAGGATTAGGATATTTTGCCTGGTGAGTGGAGCTCTTTATATGGTGTCCTAAGAGATTAAAATGGTGGCCTTcttaatgtaatttattttattttccctcaAAAGGAAATGCCCTAATTCCCAAAGACCCTTCAGGACTGTTCTCTAAATGGTCTCTTGTGTGGCCCTTTGGAAGTTGTGGATTGTAACACCCATCAACCCTAGCCAGCACAGAACGCAATGAGAGAATGTGGAAGCTATGGTTCAGCAAGGGCCTCAAATTGGCTACCTTTGGAGCAAGGCAAAAAGCCTTAGTGATATTTTGAAGGCAATTCCCTGTACCAAGAAAAAACGCCCTTTTTCCCTTGGGTATTTGTGGGATACTTTTGTCTCCTTGTCTCCTTATTCTTCCTCTTATCTACATGTTGATCTAATTTTGCATAGCAAAATTTCTTATGTACTTAAATCCCAAAATTTCTTTCTTTGGAATTTAAATACATAAGCAGCTGCAGTTGCCGCAGATATAGGTATGAACACTCCTTTCAGTAGAACAAACACAAATCTGTATGGAGGGTACAGAATTATGTACGTTGTAAGGATTTTGATAATTTCATAATCTGTTGGAATGTTTGACAAAAAAACCTTTTAAGACTGAAGCAAAAGGTTATGAAAGATCTCATTTTTCATAATTTATAGTTAGACACAATGTAACTATACCATAGCAATCCCATTTCCATAGCCTACTCTGCAATAAATATGTTGTGAATTACAATCTGGAGTAGCATCTACTTAGTGTTATGAAATACTTCAACACAACCTTGGTGCTTGTACAGATATTCCTGATGAATTGTAACCAATGTCTGTTACTGAAAGCGAATGTTAAAACTAAATCATAAAGGTAATCGCATTGCTGGCTATTAAATATGCTGGCAATCTCAGTAATATCTGAACAAATATATTTTGTTCAGATATTACTGAGATTTCTCCTAATTTCAGATATTACTGAGATTTCTCCTAATTTCTCCTTTCAAAAACTCAttgtataatatttaatatattactgGAAGCATTACATAATGAAAGCCTGAGATTGGTAACTTAGTACAATTCATGGCACCATAGTTTTGGAGAAGTATAATAATTTCATGAGGAATATTTTCTGATttgaaagtatttaaaaatatagaaCCAAGGAATTAGTATAGCTCTACTTGTACAATTTATTTTGACTACAGACTACCAATGATAAAAAGTCCTACATTTCCACACTGGTGCAAATGTGGAACACCTTTGTCTTGAAGCATTGCTGTCTTGGCGACTTCAGCATAGGAATAGGTAATGTAGCCTTCTCTGGACattgttggactgcatctcccagcagCACTAGCCAGAGTAGATGGGGGGAGTTATGAGAACTGCAATCCCAAACAACTGGAGGATGATATTCCTACTTAATGGAGAATATTGCAGCCTCTGGTAGGGAGTTACACAAATCAAAACTGGATGCCATGGCCACTCCCACCTTAACGATTTCAGCAACTTTGCAAAGAAGGAAAATTAGAAGATATTGTTTTACATTGGCATTTTAAGGATGATGGAAATGGCATGAAAACTCTTAGAGCAGATTCAAGAAacagtggggaaatgacaggTCTTTCCATTTGCATCAAGATTATCAAGCTGTCTAATTGCCACTTTCAGGTTTTCTAGAACATGCTAAATTGTGAGATGCCATCTTTGCTTGAAACAGACTATTTCAAAGTTTTGCCACTTTCCCAAATCACTAGTTTAGCTTCAAGGATGTTTAAAACCCTAGGGGAAAAACCCTTGGGAAGAATTCCCTGTAACACACTAACAACACAAAAGTCTACTGTGGCAGTTCAGTTTTATTCTTCTATTTAGTACATAACATGTATGGATTTTGTTTTTCATGACCATATTAAGGCTTCCAGTCTGAAGGTTTAAACTTTTGCAGGCCATCAATGCCATCTTGCAAACAGTTAACTGTAACATTTAGTGAGCATTTTAGCCATTAGCCAGTACTTCTTAACACAAATGTCCTTGAACTTCTTATGCAAAAAGAAAGAGTTAAGATGTTCTCTTGTAATATAAAGCAAATTATTTTATGATTGAGAAGAAAATAGtatgtctttaaaaaataattattttagggAATTCCTGTAGTGGCTATGTACTCTGTTACCACCTGTACTgattcaaaaatatatttattatgtaatgttaatttgtttttataactTTATATTTTATGTAAAAGTTCTTTCTGAATGGTTGTTTTTTTAACAGAATGAtttctattaaaatatttctgtgaTGGGTTTGTGTTCAGCATATTTGATTCAGCCAAATAGTTGTGGTTGTTTTAACTTGATTCATAGGGCTTAGAATGTGGTTAGATGATCACTTGATCTCATAGCAGTCCCAAGAGATTAGGATTAAACTCAAAACACTTTTCTCTGCTATCTTGGTATGTTTCTGTCGCTGACAACTTTGATCTATTAAGGCCATGCTTGACTGCAGTAGCATATGTCTGATGCCACAAACATGAGATATCACATGGATTGGGAAGCACAGATGGTGCTTTGCTCTTATCCAACATACCATAGTCCTCAAAAGCTGGCCTCTGAAGTAGTTTTCTTGGgggtttattatttttgtttgattattttgTGTGATTATGCCATGCTTATTTCAGAGAGGAGCGTCATGATGAAAAACTTTCAGGATATAAagttttaaaacatataacacacaaacacacatatacacacaccccaGTATATAATTTTCACAATATACACAATATTAAAGTACaccaaaaaaaaacataatttaaaatcttgtttttatcttatccaccctctcctcccttccccaaGTCATACGTGTTTATGAACTACTTCCCTGTTAATCCTCTTGCTAATAAATTATCTACTACTCAATTGTGTAATTGTATTAATAATAGTCATATTTTCCACTAGTCATATCTCACTGGTTTAAATGTGCTGTCACTGATCAATGATATAGTTATACTTTTAATTTTTGTCCAGCCCAGTGTGATAATCTCTCATTAAATTATCGCTTTAAAACAGCCATATGATTTGGTTTCAGTATGGAAATATCACGCCTTTAGTATTATGGTCAGCTGTTTATGAGGACGTTGCTAGGATACAGACCCTTGATGTGATTAACAATACAATACATGCAGTTGGTATGGGAGATCTATTCAGATTTGTAGTGTGTCCAGGTCTTACGTAAAGTATATGTAGGCCAGACACTTTAAAAGCTACAAATATTGTGagcagggcttttttttttttttggtaaatattctatttttttccttccttcttttttcatatatttttaatgagAGAAAATATTTTACACTAATTAAAAGGCAGATCTAGCCAGGTGGGTTGGGGAAACATTCAGTTTTTTATGTCATATTGAATTCtttgtaaaaaagaaaactaTTATCTTCCCTTCCCATTAAAATCCAAGCTATGTCTACTTCTAGGCACTCCATTAGGCCTTAGCTGATGGAAGCGTATCTACGGGTtcatctctacactgtagaattaatacagtctgatgccttggctcaatgcagtggcatcatgggagttgtagtttggtgaggcgttAGCACTTTAGTGCAGAGAAGACTAAGAGCTTCATAAAattgcaactctcatgattctataacatGGAGCCATGTAACagaatagaccaggcatgggcaaacttggacttcaactctctattaggaattgtgggagttgaaatctaaaatacttgGAGGTCTATTCggcaagttttcccatgcctgaaaTTGACTAACCTTTCACACTACGTAGATACAGCATGATGattcaactttaactgccatagttgcatcctatgggatcctgggagttttgGTCAGGTATGGCATACCTTACTTCAGGAAGTAATTGCTATACTTGAAAGCCACCAAAAGTGTTAATTcttcttttcttgtagtttggtgaagcaccagcatcctttgacagagaaggttaaagaccttgtaaacggatagctcctgtgattccatagcattgagccatggcagttgaaaaggCATCAAGTGCATCAATTCTACATTAAAGATGCACCCTTAGCTACTGGACAAGCAATTGCTTTCAATAACAATAATTGGGAGCTTCGGATTCTTTAACTTCGTTTCAGCCTTGAAGAAACGTATTTGATTCACAATTGCCTGTTTTGATCAAGATGAAGCCTGGATGTGGCATTTGGGCTTTTACTTCAACACTTGATTGAATTGGATTTGGTTCTGTTTATTGAGATGATCATGGTCTGGGTGGTATATTATCATGAATAACCAACTTTTCCCCAGTCTGGGATTCAAGACCTTTTACAGAGGCCACAACAAGTGCAGCTTTAAAATTAATATCATAGAAAGCAAATAAGCAGTACAGCCCATTTTAAAAGACCCTTTCTTCCCTGAGCAACCAACCACCAAAGGCTGGACAAAACAAGAAGGTTTTGAAAAATCTTTTCAAAGGTCAGCAGGGAAGGAACCAATATAATGTCTCTTCGAAAAGCCACTAAAAAGTCCTCTCCCAACTTGCCATCATTGAGGATCCATTacaattgagtcatggcagttacaagtgctgtcaaactgcattacttctcgAGTGTAGACACATGCACCtagattttcatggccaagcggGAATTGGAACCTTGTTGAGTCCAGTTCTTTACACACAACGTAAGGTAGTCTTCTCAAAACTTTTCAGTTGTTCATTCAAAGGGTGTATACTTCCGAGATGGCCTGATGTATTACCCTTTGACATCTGCAATTATTATAGGTAATACCTTGTTCTTATTAATTATATAAATTTTCTGTGGCAAAAAATAAGTACTTTGGGGAATAATGTATTCCTTGCCAAGGACTGTGTGTACCTCGTAATTGCTGTCTTTAAAATAATTGCACGTCTTGTGATGACATCGTGATCTAGTACATATCCAAATTAACATGAtctgaaaacatttttataatcATGGTTTTCTTCTAGTTTATGAGAATTGTGTTCTTGGAAAAACAGTCAGAACAGTAGTTATTTGAATCAATATTAAACTATGCATTGTAAATCAAACAAAATTCCTTTAGAGGGCactatttactgtcatgaagtcCCGCTGAAGTGTACTCTTGGCTAGATCTACAGTTCACTTCTTTAAAGGGTATTTATTtctctgatttttaaaagaacttgTTGGATGAGACAGAAATTATGTTGCGTTTTATGGCCCTCTGTCATTTAAGATGGTCAGTCAACAAAATGTTATGTCCCTTATGAAAATCCAGAGTTTTCACTTGATCACAAAACTTATTGACCTTTTCTTTAGAGGCTGTCTCCTACTTTTTATATGTAAAGTGGGCTCTTGACATCaattgggatttggttccaggaccaaccCCAtgctatggataccaaaatgctTAAGTCCCACTATATACAATCATAATAAAAGGGTGTCCTTTACATAAAACTAGCAAAGAATTCAAAAGTGTGCTGGAGAGAACTACGAAGTAGCACTAAGCTACAACACAGTATGCCTACGGTATACATTAGTATAgtgcaggagcccctggtggcacaatgggttaaaccctggtgCCGGCAGGacagctgactgaaaggtcagcaatttGATTTTGGGGAGCAGAGCGAGCGCCCAACTGTaggctccagcttctcatgcagggacatgagagaatcctcccacaggatggtaaaacatccaggcatcccctgggcaacatctttgcagacggccaattctctgacaccagaagcaacttgaaatttctcaagttgctcttgacacaaaaaacGTATAGTGCTCAAAGCATAACAAAATCTAACTTTACTTGGGGAAACTTTTCAAACATTTATGAGCTGTGGTTAGTTGAATCCACGAATTCAGATTCTGTGGTTATGAAGGGGACATACCAaagcacaacatgaacacaaAAGACACTGCAGTATAAATTCAATTGTACACCATGTGTAGTGATTCTGAAGCTATTGTTGTACATATGATTTAATATCTCATGTATTAAGTAGACACAAAGAAAGTTGTGGTGTAAATGGTAATTGGGTCCTGACCAAGTTCATGTTTACATGTATAGTTTTTGAAAGGAAGCATGACAAAATACGGAGCAACGTGTGGAAGTGAGCATCagccataaataaaataaaatatgagagtgtgtgtttgtgtgtgtgtgtgtgtgtgtgttccagtgAGGCAGGAGGCTCACCTAAATGAAGGAAAACGTTGGTAGAGACTTCAGAGGCAGCAAGCAGGATAAAAGTAGGTAAGAGACTGATGTTACATATTTAGATGCTGAAGGATAAAGCTGTTAGATAATGAAAATATAGATAATGAAAAGGAGAGTTAGGCAATCTCACCTGGATGAGATATGTGGTCAAAGTGTGCCttttactatatcattgtatATCATTGGACTTAAGTATCCACGgatgttggtatccatgggatggtggtagtcctggaaccaaatcccaatgGATGCCAAAAGAGAGATTTAGCAGAGGTTACTGTATTGAAGCTCTTAGCATTCCTCAACACTGGCTATGCCTTCTAGACCTGATGGGAAATGGAATCTAATAACAGCATCTGGAGAACAGCACTTTGGCCCATACTAGCCTGGATCCTGCTTCTTACTGAATTTGCAAGCTTGacttacattatatatattttttcagtcttagatagatagatagatagatagatagatagatagatagatagatagatagatagatagatagatagacagacacagacaaaTAGGCAGACAGACAGAGATAATGCTTGACTGATGCATGCCAAAACCATGTTGAGTTTAAAAATACATGTCCATCCT
Encoded here:
- the lca5 gene encoding lebercilin isoform X2 yields the protein MGERGRSLDTGHDQKPDSDKSSDSYYSDDDSSCASDHSPVISTRSTNTGEKSSKAENLKSLAHYQATKQIASKYAPSKRGIRWGLRSQSLNRDSPAKDISLVTKRVLSARLMKINELRNELTELHVKLDELQKENRALKRLQYRHEKALHKFEDTENEIAQLLARHNEDMRILRERLRKSQEREQVTEKKLRTSEEELYKVKGTLQKLRRLAEDRHLPERDELAKKLTLAENRLDDSEKRIKDLEKNLDLSNSSFQRQLHSEKKKLCEAQEENKVLQEEVQRLNQKLKEKEKELEARNIYANRKLKPSPKKDADTTPNKKVVKKNNKREAQITKGVQTTDFFSPVDFPLPPDFISDEIPEEREESLKMEPVINKDCNEQADFKQEENTEREERWKSDQELQTLEERAKKLRDEWEKEEAERRKKESNLVLEEEQPKIEAVIFNQENRTQSSERIEEERQKEILLAKMYEIDRETQVSMRVTSQEHTSNPVTTPYSLEKSKISYQISETTEKLLNGFPEYDQRNKITKGESQRQQNTETTYTDLTFGSYVPSFGKGSGRPNWLNQKSDFLDDLPKDNVALDVKKERKSNLMEQLFGSSANTIGSPKINDLGLFRQDSHTDNSSQDKRPTVRAKDDGNLFFSEGKSFNSKRHRLQHAASKPAVKAIDYLEDEIEEVLLQ
- the lca5 gene encoding lebercilin isoform X1, whose protein sequence is MGERGRSLDTGHDQKPDSDKSSDSYYSDDDSSCASDHSPVISTRSTNTGEKSSKAENLKSLAHYQATKQIASKYAPSKRGIRWGLRSQSLNRDSPAKDISLVTKRVLSARLMKINELRNELTELHVKLDELQKENRALKRLQYRHEKALHKFEDTENEIAQLLARHNEDMRILRERLRKSQEREQVTEKKLRTSEEELYKVKGTLQKLRRLAEDRHLPERDELAKKLTLAENRLDDSEKRIKDLEKNLDLSNSSFQRQLHSEKKKLCEAQEENKVLQEEVQRLNQKLKSFDRQNQILFYQEKEKELEARNIYANRKLKPSPKKDADTTPNKKVVKKNNKREAQITKGVQTTDFFSPVDFPLPPDFISDEIPEEREESLKMEPVINKDCNEQADFKQEENTEREERWKSDQELQTLEERAKKLRDEWEKEEAERRKKESNLVLEEEQPKIEAVIFNQENRTQSSERIEEERQKEILLAKMYEIDRETQVSMRVTSQEHTSNPVTTPYSLEKSKISYQISETTEKLLNGFPEYDQRNKITKGESQRQQNTETTYTDLTFGSYVPSFGKGSGRPNWLNQKSDFLDDLPKDNVALDVKKERKSNLMEQLFGSSANTIGSPKINDLGLFRQDSHTDNSSQDKRPTVRAKDDGNLFFSEGKSFNSKRHRLQHAASKPAVKAIDYLEDEIEEVLLQ